From one Flavobacterium sp. N502536 genomic stretch:
- a CDS encoding App1 family protein: protein MKPILQLYRGYANEEELIVMGHVFRRTYEYDFQKKNFKNATSIINQFRIKTIKNFDIYLKCGNQEIHTKTLDDGYFKFCIPLEKETHFGWIEYEVSIKHKTETITEKGSFIRPHKGKLGIISDIDDTFLISHTGNFFRKIYVLLFKNVNDRKVFKGVVPHYQALSSAGRNNKEEENAFFYVSSSEWNLYRFIVKFTKIHHLPRAVILLKDIKRGIADFFMSGRGNHDHKFDKIKHVLEFYPNLKYVLLGDDSQQDPILYERICKIFPVTVKAVYIRQTGKHKKEATKAILKNLENLEVSVCYYKDSSEAIMHSKSIGLIL from the coding sequence ATGAAACCAATTTTACAATTATATCGCGGTTACGCCAATGAAGAAGAATTAATTGTAATGGGACATGTTTTCAGAAGAACCTATGAGTATGATTTTCAGAAGAAAAACTTCAAAAATGCCACTTCAATTATCAATCAGTTCAGAATAAAAACCATCAAAAATTTTGATATTTATCTAAAATGCGGCAATCAGGAGATTCACACCAAAACATTGGACGACGGTTACTTTAAGTTTTGTATTCCATTGGAAAAAGAAACTCATTTTGGTTGGATTGAATACGAAGTCAGCATCAAACATAAAACGGAGACCATAACCGAAAAAGGCAGTTTTATCAGGCCTCACAAAGGCAAACTAGGTATTATCTCGGATATTGATGACACTTTTCTGATTTCGCACACCGGGAATTTCTTTCGGAAAATATATGTTCTTTTGTTTAAAAATGTAAACGACCGTAAGGTTTTTAAAGGTGTCGTTCCGCATTATCAGGCTTTGAGTTCAGCCGGAAGAAATAATAAGGAAGAGGAAAACGCTTTTTTTTATGTATCCAGCAGCGAATGGAATTTGTATCGTTTTATCGTCAAATTCACCAAAATACATCATCTGCCGAGAGCCGTAATTCTATTGAAAGATATCAAAAGAGGAATCGCCGATTTCTTCATGAGCGGACGTGGGAATCACGATCATAAATTTGATAAAATAAAACACGTTCTGGAATTCTACCCCAATCTTAAATATGTTTTACTAGGAGATGATTCGCAGCAAGACCCCATTTTGTATGAGCGCATCTGCAAAATATTTCCTGTAACCGTAAAAGCAGTTTATATCAGACAAACAGGGAAACACAAAAAAGAAGCCACCAAAGCGA
- a CDS encoding diacylglycerol/lipid kinase family protein, with protein MKKNILFVVNPISGDLDKSDLISVVEEFAATNDFDLEVYETTGKNDQKKVQGLYNQYQPERIVVAGGDGTIKMVAEAVEQFDVVIGILPAGSANGLSVDLNLPDTIEENLKIAFLHHYIEMDMISINGKKSIHLSDIGVNANLVKNYEESNLRGFWGYALQAYSALKESEEPFVATISANHETVEHTARMIVIANSQKYGTGVIINPNGAMNDGKFELVILKSLDLLLIGKIITGNMPIDSDDIVIISTDKATIKTDYPVNFQIDGEYCGAQSSLEIHILHKQMKIAIP; from the coding sequence TTGAAAAAGAATATCCTATTTGTGGTAAATCCTATTTCGGGAGATCTGGATAAATCAGATTTAATATCCGTTGTGGAAGAGTTCGCGGCTACCAATGATTTTGATCTGGAAGTTTACGAGACGACCGGAAAGAACGATCAGAAAAAAGTACAGGGGCTTTACAATCAGTACCAGCCCGAACGTATTGTTGTGGCCGGGGGAGATGGCACCATAAAGATGGTGGCCGAAGCGGTGGAGCAGTTTGATGTCGTTATTGGCATTTTACCCGCTGGTTCAGCCAACGGATTGTCGGTCGATTTAAACTTGCCGGATACCATCGAGGAGAACCTGAAAATAGCTTTTTTGCATCATTATATCGAAATGGATATGATTAGTATTAATGGCAAAAAAAGCATTCATTTGAGTGATATTGGCGTAAATGCTAATCTGGTAAAGAACTATGAAGAAAGTAATTTACGTGGTTTCTGGGGGTATGCTTTACAGGCATATTCGGCTTTAAAAGAATCAGAAGAGCCTTTTGTAGCCACAATCTCAGCTAATCATGAAACCGTCGAGCATACCGCGCGAATGATTGTTATTGCCAATTCTCAGAAATACGGCACAGGTGTCATTATTAATCCGAATGGTGCGATGAACGACGGAAAGTTTGAATTGGTGATCTTAAAAAGCCTCGATTTATTGTTAATCGGAAAAATTATAACAGGAAACATGCCGATTGATTCGGATGATATTGTAATTATTTCCACAGATAAGGCGACGATAAAAACAGATTATCCGGTGAATTTTCAGATTGATGGAGAGTATTGTGGGGCGCAAAGCTCGCTGGAAATTCATATTTTGCACAAACAAATGAAAATAGCAATTCCCTAA
- a CDS encoding GNAT family N-acetyltransferase, which translates to MTTTYSFEIYNSASLLPSEWNSLAVENIFLTKEYLEVLENSCPVNMICHFIGIFNDNKLTGIVLTQFLFTEKLDSFGERDQCLKTSVRNFAFKNFASHVLFVGNNMLTGQNAFVFASDIKLPIAFKTLHKAINQLKKDLKANGKKVHITSIKDFTATEIIPLQAEFKNNYTFSTQPNMIFEIHKEWTSEQNYIDALSKKYRDQYKRARKKADGIEKRKMSLAEIKRYEDVIYDLYFHVAKNAPFNTFFLARNHFSFFKEIMKDNFLFYGYFLEEKLIGFNTLIKNGNAMDTYFLGYDETIQREKMLYLNMLYDMIAYSINHGFKTVVFARTALEIKSSVGAKPVKMYGLITHSNTLINHNIGRLFNYLEPKTDWQERNPFK; encoded by the coding sequence TTGACTACAACCTATTCTTTCGAAATATACAACAGCGCGTCGCTACTGCCCTCAGAATGGAATTCTCTGGCCGTAGAGAATATTTTTTTAACCAAAGAATATCTTGAAGTACTGGAAAACTCCTGTCCGGTAAATATGATATGTCATTTTATTGGAATTTTCAACGATAACAAACTGACCGGAATTGTTTTAACTCAGTTTCTATTTACCGAAAAATTAGATTCCTTTGGCGAACGCGACCAATGTTTAAAAACCTCTGTGCGCAATTTTGCTTTTAAGAATTTTGCTTCTCATGTGTTATTTGTGGGAAACAATATGCTTACAGGACAAAATGCATTTGTATTTGCTTCAGACATAAAGCTACCCATAGCCTTTAAAACACTGCACAAAGCGATTAATCAGCTAAAAAAAGACCTGAAAGCAAACGGAAAAAAAGTTCATATTACGAGTATAAAAGATTTTACAGCGACTGAAATTATCCCCCTCCAGGCCGAATTTAAAAACAATTATACCTTTTCGACCCAACCCAATATGATTTTTGAGATCCATAAAGAATGGACTTCTGAACAAAATTATATTGATGCACTGTCAAAAAAATATCGCGATCAATACAAACGGGCCCGGAAAAAAGCAGACGGAATTGAGAAGCGAAAAATGTCTTTAGCCGAAATTAAACGCTACGAGGATGTTATCTACGATTTGTATTTTCATGTGGCCAAAAACGCCCCTTTTAATACCTTTTTCTTAGCCCGAAATCACTTTAGCTTTTTTAAAGAAATCATGAAAGATAATTTTTTATTTTATGGCTATTTTTTAGAAGAGAAGTTAATAGGATTCAATACACTAATTAAAAATGGAAACGCAATGGACACCTATTTTTTAGGCTATGATGAGACCATTCAACGCGAAAAAATGCTGTACCTGAACATGCTTTACGACATGATTGCCTATTCGATCAATCACGGTTTCAAAACCGTTGTATTTGCCCGAACAGCCCTCGAAATTAAAAGCTCTGTTGGAGCGAAGCCGGTCAAGATGTACGGATTAATTACCCACAGCAACACCCTTATCAATCACAATATTGGCCGATTGTTTAATTATCTCGAACCCAAAACGGACTGGCAGGAACGAAATCCGTTTAAATAA
- a CDS encoding DUF1761 domain-containing protein has product MEFNPIALFLSAVVTLAVGFIWYNPKVFGTVWMRENNLTEEDLRTGNMLKIFGFTYLFSLMITVILMSLTIHQTGALGMVGGPPLVATAKPSYAAFLNDYGLAYRTFKHGALHGFMSALFFALPVIGINGLFERKSWKYIFIHAGFWAVSLTLMGGIICAFA; this is encoded by the coding sequence ATGGAATTTAACCCTATTGCCCTATTTTTATCTGCAGTCGTAACACTGGCTGTTGGATTTATCTGGTACAACCCAAAAGTGTTTGGAACTGTCTGGATGAGAGAAAATAATCTCACAGAAGAAGATCTTCGAACAGGAAATATGCTTAAAATATTTGGTTTTACGTACCTTTTTTCCTTAATGATTACCGTAATTCTAATGTCACTAACCATCCACCAAACCGGTGCTTTGGGAATGGTGGGCGGGCCTCCTTTGGTTGCCACTGCAAAACCTTCCTATGCTGCTTTTCTGAATGATTACGGACTAGCCTACCGCACGTTTAAACATGGTGCCCTTCACGGATTCATGTCGGCCTTGTTTTTTGCCTTACCAGTGATTGGAATCAATGGTTTATTTGAGAGAAAATCATGGAAATATATCTTTATTCATGCTGGCTTCTGGGCAGTTTCGCTTACACTGATGGGCGGAATCATCTGTGCATTTGCCTAA
- a CDS encoding Two component regulator three Y domain protein has protein sequence MKSLTTFFLAFIFSLNIFADTVSDKEKEALIKLYDATKGSDWKVKWDLSLSVATWHGVIVKNGKVVELHLANNNLEGNLPVELFALVNLVTIDLHDNKIQGQLPLEIGKLNQLETLALFNNEIQGQLPGSLYTIRTLKVLLLNQNQLSGSLSKEVANFSALQNLSLFDNNFEGEIPNELEKLHHLSELNLSYNKFKGGVSKNLILLDALNMTMFDEEGNPFLLEIAAEKETTMVTRN, from the coding sequence ATGAAAAGCTTAACCACATTTTTTTTAGCTTTTATTTTTTCTCTCAATATTTTTGCTGACACGGTTTCAGATAAAGAGAAAGAGGCGCTTATCAAATTGTATGATGCGACAAAGGGTTCGGACTGGAAAGTAAAATGGGATTTATCACTCTCGGTCGCCACCTGGCACGGGGTAATCGTTAAGAATGGTAAAGTTGTCGAACTGCATTTGGCCAATAACAATCTAGAAGGAAATCTGCCTGTCGAATTGTTTGCTCTGGTCAATTTAGTCACCATCGATTTGCACGATAATAAAATTCAGGGACAGCTTCCTTTAGAGATTGGAAAATTAAACCAATTAGAGACTCTGGCGCTATTCAATAATGAAATTCAAGGACAGTTACCGGGTTCGCTTTATACGATCAGAACTTTGAAAGTTTTGCTTTTAAACCAAAACCAGCTGTCGGGTAGTTTAAGTAAAGAAGTGGCCAACTTTAGTGCTTTGCAAAACCTGAGTTTGTTTGATAATAATTTTGAAGGAGAAATTCCAAATGAATTGGAAAAATTACATCATTTGTCTGAATTGAATCTTTCGTATAATAAATTTAAAGGAGGCGTTTCGAAAAATCTGATTTTGCTGGACGCTTTAAATATGACGATGTTTGACGAAGAAGGGAATCCTTTTTTATTAGAAATCGCCGCTGAAAAAGAAACTACAATGGTTACCCGAAATTAA
- a CDS encoding glycoside hydrolase family 97 protein, whose translation MKKILLTCFFIIVSNTLTKAQELQSPDGNLTLTFTLNTEGTPVYSLSYKKREVIKESRLGFVLKSDIRMNKGFQIVDTKKQSEDNSWKPVLGEQKEIRNQYNELKADLIQEKSQRKIAIYFRLFNDGLGFRYEFPVQDNLRHFIVQEETTEFNLTGDHKLFWIPGDYDTNEYSYTTSKISEMQSLVYNATHVSLAAQTTIKNLATQTPLMMKTNDGLYINIHEAALKNYPAMCLNVDDKTYSLSSHLVPDAVGNKGYIQTGSFTPWRTIVVSDDARTILASKMILNLNEPCAFEDTSWIKPVKYIGVWWEYFTGGGSTWAYSDNQDVVIGATDFSKLKPNATHGANTKHVKEYIDFASANGFDAVLVEGWNEGWEDNTAFKKERIYSFTKAYPDFDVKDLSSYANQKGVKIIMHHETTSSTAEYERQLHDALNFMTDNQYNAVKTGYVGPIIPRGEHHDGQQMVNHYNYVAKEAAKHKIMVDSHEAVRPTGLHRTYPNWFAQESARGTEFEAMEGIHPDHTTILPFTRLMGGPMDYTPGIFQGDLSVYGSKKNKLSTTLAKQLALYVTMYSPLQMAADLPENYMRFKDAFQFIKEVALDWDESYILEAEPGDYITIARKTKGKQEWFVGGITDENPRTALIDFSFLPAGKSYSATIYEDGKTADYKTNPQSYNIRKVTVNSKTKLKQKLASSGGVAISIK comes from the coding sequence ATGAAAAAAATTCTTTTAACCTGCTTTTTTATTATCGTTTCGAATACTCTGACAAAGGCTCAGGAACTACAGTCTCCTGATGGGAATTTGACACTAACCTTTACTTTAAACACCGAAGGAACTCCGGTGTATTCGCTGAGTTATAAGAAAAGAGAGGTAATCAAAGAAAGCAGGCTTGGTTTTGTTTTAAAATCAGATATCAGGATGAATAAAGGCTTTCAGATTGTCGATACAAAAAAACAGTCGGAAGACAATTCGTGGAAACCGGTATTAGGAGAACAAAAAGAAATTAGAAACCAGTACAATGAACTGAAAGCTGATTTGATACAGGAAAAGAGTCAACGAAAGATCGCTATTTATTTCCGCTTGTTTAATGATGGTCTTGGCTTTCGATATGAATTTCCGGTACAGGATAATTTGCGTCATTTTATTGTTCAGGAAGAAACTACAGAGTTTAATTTAACGGGAGATCATAAGCTTTTTTGGATTCCGGGAGATTATGATACCAACGAATACAGTTATACCACTTCGAAAATATCAGAGATGCAGTCTTTGGTATACAATGCTACTCATGTTTCGCTGGCTGCTCAGACTACGATTAAAAACCTGGCTACTCAGACGCCTTTGATGATGAAGACGAATGACGGACTTTATATCAATATTCACGAAGCAGCTTTAAAAAATTATCCTGCAATGTGCCTGAATGTTGATGATAAAACCTATTCGTTGAGTTCACATCTGGTGCCGGATGCTGTTGGAAATAAAGGATACATTCAGACCGGGAGTTTCACACCCTGGCGTACTATAGTGGTGAGTGACGATGCCAGAACTATTTTGGCTTCAAAAATGATCTTAAACCTGAATGAGCCATGCGCATTTGAAGATACGTCATGGATCAAACCAGTAAAATATATTGGAGTGTGGTGGGAATATTTTACCGGGGGAGGATCTACCTGGGCGTATTCGGACAATCAGGATGTGGTAATTGGCGCTACCGATTTTTCTAAATTAAAGCCCAATGCAACACACGGAGCCAATACCAAACACGTAAAAGAATACATAGATTTTGCTTCGGCAAATGGTTTTGATGCCGTTCTGGTAGAAGGATGGAATGAAGGATGGGAGGATAATACCGCTTTTAAAAAAGAACGCATTTATAGTTTTACCAAAGCCTATCCCGATTTTGATGTGAAAGATTTAAGTTCGTATGCGAACCAAAAAGGAGTGAAAATCATCATGCATCATGAAACGACTTCTTCAACTGCAGAATACGAACGACAACTGCATGATGCCTTAAATTTTATGACTGACAACCAGTACAATGCAGTAAAGACAGGTTATGTAGGGCCAATTATTCCAAGAGGAGAACACCATGACGGGCAGCAAATGGTCAATCATTATAACTATGTAGCCAAAGAGGCAGCCAAACATAAAATCATGGTTGATTCTCATGAAGCGGTTCGCCCAACAGGATTGCACCGTACCTATCCCAACTGGTTTGCGCAGGAATCGGCCCGCGGAACTGAGTTTGAGGCAATGGAAGGAATTCATCCGGATCACACTACAATTTTACCGTTTACACGTCTTATGGGAGGCCCGATGGACTATACACCGGGAATTTTCCAGGGAGATTTATCGGTATACGGATCAAAGAAAAACAAACTGAGCACAACCCTGGCGAAGCAGCTGGCGCTTTATGTGACCATGTACAGCCCGTTACAGATGGCGGCTGACTTACCTGAAAATTATATGCGTTTCAAAGATGCTTTTCAGTTTATAAAAGAGGTCGCATTAGACTGGGATGAAAGTTACATTCTGGAAGCAGAACCGGGCGATTACATAACAATAGCCAGAAAGACCAAAGGAAAACAAGAATGGTTTGTAGGCGGAATCACAGATGAAAACCCGCGTACAGCTTTGATTGATTTTAGCTTTTTACCGGCAGGAAAATCGTATAGTGCAACGATTTACGAAGACGGAAAAACGGCAGATTACAAAACCAATCCACAATCGTATAACATCCGCAAAGTGACAGTAAACAGTAAAACGAAACTAAAGCAAAAATTGGCTTCCAGCGGCGGAGTTGCTATTTCTATTAAGTAA
- a CDS encoding type I phosphomannose isomerase catalytic subunit has protein sequence MSMKIYPLQFEPILKDRIWGGEKLKTILNKPITSKITGESWELSTVEGDVSMVANGALKGQSLTDLIDQSPNEILGTAVYERFGSQFPLLFKYLDAREDLSIQVHPNDQLAKERHNSFGKTEMWYIMQADADARIIVGFKEDSSKEEYLENLNNKTLVSILDDVKAKAGDVFFLETGTVHAIGAGLVVAEIQQTSDITYRLYDFDRTDAQGNTRELHVDLALDAINYNKVDTQKKYETAANKSNVMVDCPYFTTNFLPLDGTVEISKKGTSFTVYMCTEGHFEIRYENVNYQYKQGDTVLIPAGMHSYVLKGTASILEVYIS, from the coding sequence ATGAGCATGAAAATTTATCCTTTACAATTTGAACCCATACTAAAAGACAGAATCTGGGGAGGCGAAAAACTAAAAACCATTCTGAATAAACCTATTACCTCAAAAATTACAGGAGAAAGCTGGGAATTGTCTACGGTAGAGGGAGACGTGAGCATGGTTGCCAACGGAGCGTTAAAAGGGCAATCGTTGACCGATTTAATTGATCAGTCACCAAATGAAATTTTAGGAACCGCAGTCTACGAACGATTCGGGAGTCAGTTTCCTTTGTTGTTTAAATATCTGGATGCAAGAGAAGATTTGTCGATACAAGTACATCCGAACGATCAATTGGCCAAAGAGCGTCATAATTCTTTTGGTAAAACAGAAATGTGGTACATCATGCAGGCAGATGCCGATGCGAGAATTATTGTTGGTTTTAAAGAAGATTCGAGCAAAGAAGAATATCTGGAGAATCTTAACAATAAAACACTGGTTTCGATTTTGGATGATGTAAAAGCCAAAGCGGGTGATGTGTTCTTTTTGGAAACCGGAACAGTTCACGCGATAGGTGCTGGACTGGTTGTGGCAGAAATTCAGCAGACATCAGACATAACGTACCGTTTGTATGATTTTGACCGCACAGATGCGCAGGGGAATACAAGAGAATTACATGTTGATTTGGCATTGGATGCGATTAATTATAACAAAGTCGATACACAAAAAAAATATGAAACGGCCGCAAACAAATCGAATGTGATGGTGGATTGCCCGTATTTTACCACTAACTTTCTTCCGCTTGACGGGACAGTTGAAATCAGTAAAAAAGGAACAAGCTTTACCGTTTATATGTGTACCGAAGGTCATTTTGAAATTCGCTATGAAAATGTAAATTATCAGTACAAACAAGGCGATACCGTCCTGATTCCGGCCGGGATGCACAGTTACGTCCTAAAAGGGACCGCTTCCATTTTAGAAGTATACATCTCATAA
- a CDS encoding LacI family DNA-binding transcriptional regulator gives MKKITIKDIATEAQVSISTVSFVINGKGEKMGISPAVIKKVQEVAEKLNYRPSMIATSLRTGKTRSIGLIVEDISNQFFADLARVIEDEAKSIDYRVFYCSTGGDDGRSEELIHSLLQANVDGFIVTPTQNLENSIDLLLKLKKPVVLIDRYFPGQRVSHVVMDNYEASNSAAKYLIAKGRKNIAVVNNTSEMIQMKLREDGYRDALKEAEMYNPSLVLHMDYHTNEETRIAGIIGFFEKNPEIDAVLFLANYMGLAGLQAFRRMGVKIPEDISVISFDDHDSFKLHTPTITVIAQPIEDIAVKSIQLLMSQMTDMEKFEIEKSLKKGKLIVRESV, from the coding sequence ATGAAAAAGATTACTATTAAGGATATTGCTACAGAGGCTCAGGTATCCATATCTACTGTATCTTTTGTCATCAACGGTAAAGGGGAGAAAATGGGCATTAGTCCGGCAGTAATCAAAAAGGTGCAGGAAGTGGCTGAAAAGCTGAATTACAGACCAAGTATGATTGCGACCAGTCTGAGAACCGGGAAGACCAGATCTATCGGACTTATTGTCGAAGATATTTCGAATCAGTTCTTTGCAGACCTTGCCAGAGTTATCGAAGATGAAGCAAAGAGTATTGATTACAGAGTTTTTTATTGCAGTACAGGAGGAGATGACGGACGTTCTGAAGAATTAATACACAGTTTATTACAGGCAAATGTAGACGGCTTTATTGTCACACCAACGCAGAATTTGGAAAATAGTATTGACCTTCTTTTAAAGTTAAAAAAACCGGTCGTATTAATCGACAGGTATTTTCCGGGACAAAGAGTGAGTCATGTGGTGATGGACAATTATGAAGCTTCCAACTCGGCTGCAAAATATCTGATAGCTAAAGGCCGTAAAAACATAGCGGTGGTAAACAATACCTCCGAAATGATTCAGATGAAACTGCGTGAGGATGGCTACAGGGATGCTTTGAAAGAAGCAGAAATGTACAACCCGTCGCTTGTTCTTCATATGGATTACCATACCAATGAAGAAACAAGAATAGCCGGTATAATTGGGTTCTTTGAGAAAAATCCGGAGATCGATGCGGTTTTGTTTTTGGCAAATTATATGGGACTTGCGGGACTTCAGGCTTTTAGAAGAATGGGAGTTAAAATTCCCGAAGACATTTCGGTGATTAGTTTTGACGACCACGACAGTTTTAAATTGCATACGCCAACGATAACTGTTATTGCACAGCCGATAGAAGATATTGCTGTAAAATCCATCCAGTTGTTAATGAGTCAGATGACGGATATGGAGAAATTTGAAATAGAAAAAAGTCTTAAAAAAGGAAAACTGATTGTCAGAGAATCGGTTTAA